The following coding sequences are from one Eucalyptus grandis isolate ANBG69807.140 chromosome 11, ASM1654582v1, whole genome shotgun sequence window:
- the LOC104424740 gene encoding uncharacterized membrane protein YuiD, whose amino-acid sequence MDEVLTVADGTSTSSAAASGGEAASLLPYNLPLISAFLAFALAQFLKLFTTWYKERRWDSKRLLGSGGMPSSHSATVTALAVAIGLQEGTGGSAFAIAIVLACVVMYDASGVRLHAGRQAELLNQIVCEFPPEHPLSSVRPLRELLGHTPLQVVAGAILGCVVAYLMRNTN is encoded by the exons ATGGACGAGGTGCTCACGGTGGCGGACGGGACCTCCACCTCCTCGGCCGCCGCGTCGGGCGGGGAGGCGGCGTCGCTCCTCCCCTACAACCTCCCCCTCATCTCCGCCTTCCTTGCCTTCGCCCTCGCCCAGTTCCTCAAGCTCTTCACCACCTg GTACAAGGAAAGGAGATGGGACTCCAAAAGACTGCTAGGCTCTGGTGGAATGCCATCATCTCATTCTGCAACTGTCACTGCTCTAGCAGTGGCTATAGGTCTGCAAGAAGGAACTGGAGGATCTGCATTTGCCATTGCAATTGTCTTGGCTTGCGTT GTGATGTATGATGCCTCAGGTGTGAGACTTCATGCTGGTAGACAAGCCGAA TTATTAAATCAAATCGTTTGTGAGTTTCCTCCAGAGCATCCGTTATCCAGTGTTAGACCTCTACGCGAGTTACTTGGGCATACACCACTTCAG GTTGTTGCTGGTGCTATTTTGGGATGTGTTGTCGCATACCTGATGAGAAATACTAACTAG
- the LOC104424739 gene encoding CSC1-like protein At3g21620, whose protein sequence is MATLSDIGVAAAINILSAFAFFIVFAIVRIQPFNDRVYFPKWYLRGLRCSPLRSDAFASKFVNLDLRSYLRFLNWMPEALQMPEPELIDHAGLDSAVYLRIYLLGLKIFVPITILAFSVMVPVNWTNGSLEHSKFSHSNIDKLSISNIPNGSPRFWTHLVMAYAFTFWTCYVLKREYEIVASMRLHFVASEHRRPDQFTVIVRNVPPDPDESVSELVEHFFLVNHPDHYLTQQVVYNANKLSKLVDEKKKWQNWLDYYQLKYTRNQSKRPTTKTGALSLCGERVDAIDFYTSKIEKLSREIAQEKENTISSSKYIMPASFVSFKTRWGAAVCAQTQQTRNPTVWLTEWAPEPRDVYWANLAIPYVSLSIRRLTVAVAFFFLTFFFMIPIALVQSLANIAEIEKALPFLKPIIEVKVIKSFIQGFLPGIALKIFLIFLPAILMVMSKFEGLISTSALERRSATRYYLFQFINVFLGSIITGTAFQQLNNFLHQSANEIPKTIGVSIPMKATFFITYIMVDGWAGVAAEILRLKPFIIYHLKNSFLVKTEKDREEAMDPGTLGFNTGEPQIQLYFLLGLVYAVVTPILLPFILVFFGLAYVVYRHQIINVYNQEYESAAAFWPDVHGRIIFAMIISQLLLMGLLSTKEAAQSTPLLITLPVLTIGFHLFCKGRYEPAFRRYPLQEAMMKDTLEKVREPNLNLKGFLQTAYIHPVFKEGDDSDSDSATDEIVEEPVLVPTKRHSQRSTPLPSKHSGSLL, encoded by the exons ATGGCTACGCTTAGTGATATAGGAGTTGCTGCTGCTATCAACATCCTCAGTGCATTTGCTTTCTTCATAGTATTTGCCATCGTCCGAATTCAACCTTTCAATGATAGGGTCTACTTCCCGAAATGGTATTTGAGGGGATTAAGGTGCAGTCCATTACGCAGTGATGCCTTTGCGAGCAAATTTGTGAACTTGGATTTGAGATCGTATCTGAGATTCCTAAACTGGATGCCTGAGGCATTACAGATGCCAGAACCTGAGCTAATTGATCATGCTGGACTGGATTCCGCTGTTTACCTGAGGATCTACCTGCTTGG GctgaaaatttttgttcccataaCCATTCTTGCATTTTCTGTCATGGTTCCTGTCAATTGGACCAATGGCAGCTTGGAGCATTCTAAATTCTCCCACAGTAACATAGACAAGCTTTCTATCTCAAATATACCAAATGGCTCACCCAG ATTCTGGACCCACTTGGTCATGGCTTATGCTTTCACTTTCTGGACGTGCTATGTCTTGAAAAGGGAGTATGAGATTGTTGCATCGATGAGACTGCATTTTGTTGCTTCAGAACATAGGAGGCCAGATCAATTCACG GTAATTGTAAGGAACGTGCCTCCTGACCCTGATGAGTCAGTTTCTGAGCTTgtggaacatttttttttggtcaaccaTCCAGATCACTATCTCACACAGCAG GTTGTGTACAATGCAAACAAGCTCTCAAAATTAgttgatgaaaagaaaaaatggcagAACTGGCTTGATTACTATCAACTTAAGTACACCAGAAATCAATCCAAAAGGCCTACCACAAAG ACTGGAGCTCTCAGTCTTTGTGGAGAGAGAGTGGATGCAATTGATTTCTATActtccaaaattgaaaaattatccaGAGAA ATAGCCCAGGAGAAAGAGAATACTATAAGCAGCTCTAAATACATCATGCCCGCATCTTTTGTTTCGTTCAAGACACGCTGGGGTGCAGCCGTTTGTGCACAAACCCAGCAAACCCGTAATCCAACTGTATGGTTGACAGAATGGGCTCCAGAGCCGCGTGATGTCTATTGGGCTAACCTAGCAATTCCATATGTCTCCCTTTCTATAAGGAGGCTTACGGTTGCAGTTGCATTCTTCTTTCTTACATTCTTTTTCATGATTCCCATTGCTCTTGTGCAATCTCTAGCTAACATTGCAGAAATTGAGAAAGCATTACCCTTTTTAAAGCCCATTATTGAAGT GAAAGTGATAAAATCATTCATCCAGGGTTTCCTTCCTGGAATTGCTTTGAAGATATTTCTCATATTTTTACCAGCAATTTTAATGGTAATGTCCAAATTTGAAGGACTTATAAGCACATCTGCACTGGAGAGGAGATCGGCAacaagatattatctatttcaatTCATAAATGTATTTCTTGGGAGCATAATTACAGGAACTGCATTCCAACAGCTCAATAACTTTCTCCACCAGTCAGCAAACGA GATTCCCAAGACAATTGGTGTCTCAATTCCGATGAAGGCCACTTTCTTCATAACGTACATAATGGTTGATGGCTGGGCTGGAGTAGCAGCAGAGATACTAAGATTGAAACCCTTTATAATTTACCACCTGAAGAACTCGTTTCTGGTCAAGACTGAAAAGGACAGGGAGGAGGCAATGGACCCAGGAACTCTAGGTTTCAACACAGGGGAACctcaaattcaactctatttttTACTTGGCCTTGTGTATGCTGTGGTGACTCCAATCCTTCTGCCTTTCATATTAGTCTTCTTTGGATTGGCCTATGTTGTGTATCGCCACCAG ATCATAAATGTGTACAATCAAGAATATGAGAGTGCTGCAGCTTTCTGGCCAGACGTTCATGGGCGCATTATATTTGCGATGATCATTTCGCAATTGCTTCTGATGGGCTTATTAAGTACAAAGGAAGCTGCTCAATCGACTCCTCTTTTGATTACCCTCCCAGTGTTAACCATAGGGTTCCACCTGTTCTGCAAAGGTCGCTATGAGCCTGCTTTCCGGAGATACCCATTGCAG GAAGCTATGATGAAAGATACATTGGAGAAGGTGAGGGAGCCGAACTTGAACTTGAAGGGTTTCCTACAAACTGCTTATATTCATCCAGTTTTCAAAGAAGGAGATGACAGCGATAGTGATTCGGCGACTGACGAGATTGTGGAGGAACCCGTGCTCGTCCCGACAAAACGACACTCTCAACGGAGCACACCGTTGCCTAGCAAACACAGCGGCTCATTATTGTAA